The following are encoded together in the Deltaproteobacteria bacterium genome:
- a CDS encoding sigma-54-dependent Fis family transcriptional regulator: MSQLGLKNIQYKSEQMEQINKLIHSLIPVESNLNIFGPSGSGKSAWMNYLIEKSNISGQVLRLDIKEMDEGLFKEVLEKNSFRYILLENIEYLHKENQTCLAQYIQKSGLISKPVILSTSTRNLTEIAKEGLLRQDLYYKLTVFKIELPSLKEISEDIPVLANWYAQLFAPNYKKGPLSLTPEALQKLSMYFWPGNISELESVMERAVILSQENVISEKHIRFDDFQKHSSLNLSMGMSLSEVEKRLILQTLEHTENNRTKAAHILGISIRTLRNKINEYKEAGIL; the protein is encoded by the coding sequence ATGAGTCAATTGGGTTTAAAAAATATTCAATACAAATCGGAACAAATGGAGCAAATAAATAAGTTAATTCATTCGTTGATACCCGTTGAATCCAATTTAAATATTTTTGGACCATCCGGTTCTGGAAAATCAGCATGGATGAATTACCTTATAGAAAAGTCAAATATCAGTGGTCAAGTATTAAGATTAGATATCAAGGAAATGGATGAAGGCCTTTTTAAAGAAGTGTTAGAAAAAAATTCTTTTCGCTATATTTTGTTAGAAAATATAGAATATTTGCATAAGGAAAATCAAACGTGTTTGGCACAGTATATTCAAAAAAGCGGATTGATCTCGAAGCCAGTTATTTTATCGACCTCGACAAGAAATTTAACCGAAATAGCGAAAGAAGGTCTGCTACGTCAAGATTTGTACTATAAGCTAACTGTTTTTAAAATTGAGTTGCCTTCTCTGAAAGAAATTTCAGAAGATATTCCCGTTCTGGCAAATTGGTACGCTCAATTGTTTGCACCTAATTATAAAAAGGGTCCTCTGAGTCTCACTCCGGAGGCCCTACAAAAATTGAGTATGTACTTTTGGCCTGGTAATATCTCTGAACTGGAAAGCGTTATGGAAAGAGCCGTCATACTTTCGCAAGAAAATGTTATTAGTGAAAAACATATTAGGTTTGATGACTTTCAAAAACACTCATCTTTGAATTTAAGTATGGGTATGTCTTTGTCTGAAGTGGAGAAACGCTTGATCCTGCAAACTCTTGAACATACTGAAAATAACCGAACCAAGGCGGCTCATATCCTTGGAATTAGCATTAGAACCTTGAGGAATAAAATCAACGAATATAAAGAAGCGGGGATTCTATGA
- the fliJ gene encoding flagellar export protein FliJ, translated as MNFKFRMQKVLEHRKTLEDIAKSELEDAIFKFNNEVQNLQKMIDEKKNSRVVTYHFQTANQISSPEKKFIFSQAESFQRLQDIRIETQKEVIRNIEKEVEAKREFLKIKAIDYKIIDKFKEKKKEQFLEELKKNEQSQNEETVMLRFVLGNKK; from the coding sequence ATGAATTTTAAATTTCGAATGCAGAAAGTTTTAGAACATCGTAAAACACTAGAGGACATTGCTAAATCAGAGTTAGAAGATGCTATTTTTAAGTTTAATAATGAAGTTCAAAATCTTCAAAAAATGATAGATGAAAAAAAAAATTCGCGTGTCGTTACTTATCATTTTCAAACAGCTAATCAAATATCAAGTCCTGAGAAAAAATTTATTTTTTCTCAGGCGGAATCTTTTCAAAGGCTCCAGGACATAAGGATTGAGACTCAGAAAGAAGTCATAAGAAATATTGAAAAAGAAGTCGAGGCCAAAAGGGAATTTTTGAAAATCAAAGCAATTGATTATAAAATAATAGATAAGTTTAAAGAAAAGAAAAAAGAACAATTTCTTGAAGAACTGAAAAAAAATGAACAGTCTCAAAATGAAGAAACAGTAATGCTGAGATTCGTCTTAGGAAATAAAAAATGA
- the fliG gene encoding flagellar motor switch protein FliG, with translation MKVYKPEMVEYDSLKGFDKAAILLNYLGKDAVKILLKRMEDADIRKLINVMNKFRVVPVHVTKKILEEFYEMISETDDYIFSETISSKDSIVDALGEDRARGILGGLNITAGNSRSLESLEMVDAKSLANFLVNEHPQTVAVIVAHLEPEKKGEVLKRLPETLQAEVVLRMANLEHVDPELILEIDKVLKNQLANTASVEQSTLGGVQPVAEMLNVMDKNTETSIMSRLEEKDPLLAEEIRKLMFVFEDISKIDDRGIQTLLKEVPNDKLILALKTANEDIKQKIFKNLSGRAAEMLKEDLTSMGPSRLSDVERAQQEIVNVARRLEAEGKILIARGGSEDAMV, from the coding sequence ATGAAGGTCTATAAACCTGAAATGGTAGAATATGATAGTTTAAAGGGCTTTGATAAAGCAGCCATTTTACTGAATTATCTAGGTAAAGATGCAGTGAAAATCTTATTAAAACGCATGGAAGACGCTGATATCCGAAAGCTGATAAATGTGATGAATAAATTTCGCGTGGTTCCCGTTCATGTAACTAAAAAAATTCTGGAAGAGTTTTATGAGATGATCAGCGAAACTGATGACTATATTTTTTCTGAAACGATATCCAGCAAGGACAGCATTGTCGATGCCTTAGGTGAAGATAGGGCTCGAGGGATTCTTGGCGGTTTAAATATCACTGCGGGAAATTCTCGGTCTCTAGAGTCATTAGAGATGGTGGATGCTAAATCATTGGCAAATTTCCTGGTTAATGAGCACCCGCAGACGGTGGCAGTGATTGTCGCTCACCTGGAGCCAGAGAAAAAAGGTGAAGTTTTAAAGCGTTTGCCAGAAACCTTGCAGGCAGAAGTAGTTTTGCGAATGGCAAATCTAGAGCATGTGGATCCTGAATTGATTTTAGAGATCGACAAAGTATTAAAGAACCAATTAGCAAACACAGCCAGCGTTGAACAGTCTACTCTTGGAGGTGTCCAACCCGTAGCAGAGATGCTCAATGTGATGGATAAAAATACCGAAACATCCATTATGTCTCGATTGGAAGAGAAAGATCCTCTTTTAGCTGAAGAGATTCGAAAGCTGATGTTTGTATTTGAGGATATCAGTAAAATCGATGATCGTGGAATTCAAACATTGTTGAAAGAAGTGCCTAACGATAAACTAATCTTAGCACTTAAAACAGCCAATGAGGACATTAAGCAAAAAATATTTAAAAATCTATCAGGTCGTGCTGCTGAAATGTTAAAAGAAGATTTAACGAGTATGGGTCCTTCTAGGCTTTCAGATGTTGAAAGAGCACAGCAGGAAATTGTAAACGTTGCTCGAAGACTTGAAGCGGAAGGTAAAATATTAATTGCAAGAGGCGGTTCTGAAGATGCCATGGTATAA
- the fliF gene encoding flagellar M-ring protein FliF, producing the protein MNKIFAGILVQYREFFKNLGPTKRLSVIMVSIIAVVVVVVIFMMVSGKDYVPLLTQIPNEQMPLIVQKLNEKNVPFQLKEDGKTIFVPKDLLHSTQMTLMAEIGSAKMGSIGLEIFDKQDFGINSYAQKINFQRAIQGELIRAINTLTAVKQSKVLLALPNKKTFLEEGGKPSASVVVELHQGKELGPDQIRGIRYLVANAVEGMDPDNVTVLDERGKVLTKQGDGSTAGSNEILDLKSKIEKEYEARIESILAKVVGQSKVVAKVNATLNNKIISSVEEIVDPEKTAIRAQQSEEESLDGSRVNPAGVPGSRSNLPGAEDAGQVGFKQDVKKEIKTTNYEVPKTVRNVKEAAGNLEKISVAVVVDGTFQNIKNTQGVEELKYVPRTQDELQKYETVVKNAIGFNSARGDSVKIENIQFQPEDFSEAEKLLTNLEKRKLLQAIFKWALLAFSLILFFIIVVRPFMQWITDSFQDSVDEMLPRTIEELEELQAVDSTLPGMSAALPVLQESMDPEKAESELLKDRILTIMQKDEEKAANAFGMWLVRKDEKA; encoded by the coding sequence GTGAATAAAATTTTTGCAGGTATATTAGTTCAATACCGTGAATTTTTTAAAAATTTAGGTCCAACTAAACGGTTATCAGTAATCATGGTTTCTATTATTGCTGTGGTGGTAGTGGTGGTCATATTTATGATGGTCTCAGGGAAAGATTATGTCCCTTTGTTAACCCAAATACCTAATGAACAAATGCCCTTAATTGTTCAAAAATTAAATGAAAAAAACGTGCCTTTTCAACTCAAGGAAGATGGTAAAACTATTTTTGTTCCTAAAGATTTATTGCACTCAACACAAATGACGTTGATGGCAGAAATTGGTTCAGCTAAAATGGGAAGCATTGGTCTTGAAATTTTTGATAAACAAGATTTCGGAATTAATTCCTATGCGCAGAAAATAAATTTTCAAAGGGCCATCCAGGGTGAATTGATTAGAGCCATAAATACCTTAACAGCGGTAAAACAATCTAAAGTTCTTTTAGCCCTACCAAATAAAAAAACATTTTTAGAGGAAGGGGGAAAACCTTCTGCCTCTGTGGTTGTCGAACTTCATCAAGGAAAAGAACTGGGTCCCGATCAAATAAGAGGGATTCGGTACTTAGTTGCTAATGCGGTTGAAGGTATGGATCCAGATAATGTGACGGTATTGGATGAGCGTGGTAAAGTTTTAACAAAGCAAGGTGATGGCAGCACTGCCGGTTCAAATGAAATTTTAGATCTTAAGAGCAAGATAGAAAAAGAATATGAAGCCAGAATTGAAAGTATTTTAGCAAAAGTGGTTGGGCAATCAAAAGTTGTAGCTAAGGTAAATGCCACGCTAAATAATAAAATAATTTCTTCCGTAGAAGAAATTGTGGATCCAGAAAAAACAGCTATTCGTGCCCAACAAAGTGAAGAAGAGTCCTTGGATGGTTCACGGGTAAACCCAGCGGGAGTCCCTGGTTCTAGAAGCAATCTTCCGGGAGCTGAAGACGCTGGTCAAGTCGGTTTTAAACAAGATGTGAAAAAAGAAATTAAAACGACTAATTATGAAGTTCCAAAAACCGTAAGAAATGTAAAGGAAGCCGCAGGTAATTTAGAAAAAATATCGGTGGCGGTGGTTGTTGACGGAACCTTTCAAAATATTAAGAACACCCAGGGAGTTGAAGAGCTGAAATATGTTCCAAGAACTCAAGATGAACTGCAAAAATATGAAACTGTGGTCAAAAATGCAATTGGATTTAATTCCGCGAGGGGTGATTCGGTTAAGATTGAGAATATTCAATTTCAGCCTGAGGATTTTTCTGAAGCTGAAAAGCTATTAACAAATTTAGAGAAGCGAAAATTATTGCAAGCGATATTTAAGTGGGCCTTATTGGCATTTTCTTTAATTTTATTTTTCATCATTGTGGTCAGGCCATTCATGCAGTGGATTACGGATTCATTTCAAGATTCTGTCGATGAAATGTTGCCAAGAACCATCGAGGAACTTGAAGAGCTACAGGCTGTTGATAGCACGCTTCCTGGGATGTCAGCTGCCTTGCCGGTGTTGCAGGAATCAATGGACCCTGAAAAGGCTGAGTCTGAATTATTAAAAGATAGGATATTAACAATTATGCAAAAAGATGAAGAAAAAGCCGCTAATGCTTTTGGTATGTGGTTAGTTCGAAAGGATGAAAAAGCATGA
- the fliE gene encoding flagellar hook-basal body complex protein FliE, producing MDGFTVKNSNQFLNSGSYLDQRSLKVDNAIVDKNKDLNGSIAPDNQIVGKSFSDTLNEAIKGVNQLQKTSDKAAQDLATGKTDNVADVMIAAEKADIGLRVMVQVRNKIIDAYNEIMKMQV from the coding sequence ATGGACGGGTTTACAGTTAAAAATTCCAATCAATTTTTAAATTCTGGTTCTTATTTAGATCAAAGATCTTTAAAAGTAGATAATGCTATCGTTGATAAAAACAAAGATTTAAATGGAAGTATTGCTCCCGATAATCAAATCGTTGGAAAATCTTTTTCAGATACTTTGAACGAGGCTATCAAAGGTGTCAATCAGTTGCAAAAAACAAGTGATAAGGCGGCTCAGGATTTGGCTACGGGGAAGACGGATAATGTGGCTGATGTGATGATTGCAGCCGAGAAAGCAGATATTGGATTAAGAGTTATGGTTCAAGTAAGGAATAAAATAATTGATGCTTATAATGAAATTATGAAAATGCAGGTATAG
- a CDS encoding flagellar assembly protein translates to MPWYNRSVLKKELAESRVMEFTPAKFDLGTSLQALEYMEERKKGSDFLMNPVIQIQTGVDQLQSENIDKMAEELALNKIQDIQENSYKEGYELGLDEGLKKAYQEKNSELISKLDEFESLMERLTQIKKDLEIHNESHLVRLIYHMVERVSLRHVELDNNILVDVMRQSLSLAQDEENVVVQVSKSQFEFIEDLKKQTAREFDFLRKITLEPNESITAGGCIVQTNYGEVDSRTEQRLEKLWNNLKESLPKVKNELKYE, encoded by the coding sequence ATGCCATGGTATAATCGTTCTGTCTTAAAAAAAGAGTTAGCTGAAAGCAGGGTCATGGAGTTTACTCCTGCAAAATTCGATCTGGGAACTTCTCTTCAAGCTTTAGAGTATATGGAAGAAAGGAAAAAGGGGTCCGACTTTTTAATGAATCCTGTAATTCAAATACAAACGGGTGTTGATCAGTTGCAAAGTGAAAATATTGATAAAATGGCTGAAGAGTTGGCTCTAAATAAAATTCAAGATATTCAAGAGAATTCTTACAAAGAAGGTTATGAATTAGGATTAGATGAGGGACTAAAAAAAGCCTATCAAGAAAAAAATTCTGAATTGATTTCTAAATTGGACGAATTTGAAAGCCTCATGGAAAGATTAACCCAAATTAAAAAAGACTTAGAAATCCATAATGAATCTCATTTAGTCAGGCTCATTTATCATATGGTCGAAAGGGTATCGTTACGGCACGTTGAACTTGACAATAATATTTTGGTGGATGTGATGAGGCAATCATTGAGTCTAGCACAAGACGAAGAGAATGTCGTTGTTCAAGTATCAAAATCTCAGTTTGAGTTTATAGAAGACTTAAAGAAACAAACAGCTCGAGAATTTGATTTTTTGCGAAAGATTACCCTTGAACCAAATGAAAGCATCACTGCCGGTGGGTGTATTGTTCAAACAAATTACGGAGAAGTAGATTCAAGAACAGAACAGCGATTGGAAAAGTTATGGAACAACCTTAAGGAATCTCTGCCTAAGGTAAAGAATGAACTAAAATATGAATGA
- a CDS encoding tetratricopeptide repeat protein produces the protein MIKFFLIGFLLVVNLSLGKSAEETTVKGKIIFQDDTIHLEFSGKNSWNYSIDKKAQVVQILIDPLDMETIKNILRFKSSLLKKINVLENQEDHKTLISFELANDLEIFDYLVESPSRLIVDLYQKPTEKKNTKAQNVKKIKSETKENRAPASADFLKLEVEGPVLSQVKQEKNKLAGIYDGADPFYERFSMKDYEIKEESIIMSKENYYIPFPDIDLPVVDWNKIKNAETVFQIAPTEEPENKHVRLLQTLMNNKRPQVFFKTYNWFQEKYPESEYSDIVKNMSIQVHLSEWESKNDAHHYDLAVQKMREIINKDGKHPMAEKYSMLLGILAYEKKDYFNSLRSFQNHMSQELWNKKGSYSADLSALGIGLSFLKLNQFEDAYREFDKLENSSVFDDLKSEAAYRKGDVLLRQKKYDLAIKEYKAAIARRPKSELKFPNAFYNQAQAQFLLEQYKESLNTYREFIKKFPQDNVSPYAMTRVGELLEILGADKTKVIGAYLETYFRSGENPSAIVARLRLLTAKMKGMKPKEVDSTIKEITELIKRSDLPGIQQFATVLIAEGFQQKKSYDKALNLLITYYKQNPSIVDTNLFSKRIVSNIFEKIETSVGAGDFLSALKIYNEYYDNWLKPSTRLDIKYQIGRAYEQGGVYEPAIKYYSEVLNKVYSYRGSREGREKLVKEKLPSESLLNLRLAEVEDKNKNYNKAFEYLKAIKEPNLLSESDQIARIILSTSLYEKRGDFDTAILYLTELLTYWKGQPFLVAEPYFKLSELQYKKGEKEEALKSLNKIATLMDDTNLVSIDLYRKSLEKLASINEEKKDFDQAIFWYEKLLDKFEDKISMASIRYRLGKIYFDIGKIQKASEIWAKFRGDNSESWKKIAKEQIRSFEWENENKKFIDRFPASKNTP, from the coding sequence ATGATAAAATTTTTTTTGATAGGTTTCTTACTCGTAGTTAATTTGAGCCTTGGAAAGAGTGCTGAGGAGACTACGGTTAAAGGAAAAATAATATTTCAGGACGATACGATTCACTTAGAATTTTCTGGCAAAAACTCTTGGAATTATTCAATTGATAAAAAAGCACAAGTCGTTCAGATTTTGATTGATCCACTTGACATGGAAACGATTAAAAATATTTTAAGATTTAAGTCTAGCTTGTTAAAAAAAATTAATGTTTTAGAGAATCAAGAAGACCACAAAACTTTGATTAGTTTTGAATTGGCAAATGATTTAGAAATTTTCGATTATCTGGTTGAATCGCCATCTCGACTCATTGTGGATTTGTATCAAAAACCTACCGAGAAAAAAAATACAAAAGCTCAAAATGTAAAAAAAATCAAATCAGAGACAAAAGAAAATAGGGCGCCCGCGTCCGCTGATTTTCTGAAGTTAGAGGTTGAAGGACCTGTATTGTCGCAGGTGAAACAGGAAAAAAATAAACTTGCTGGGATCTATGACGGCGCTGATCCTTTTTATGAAAGATTTTCGATGAAGGATTATGAAATCAAAGAAGAATCGATTATTATGAGTAAGGAAAATTATTATATTCCTTTCCCAGATATTGATTTACCTGTCGTGGATTGGAATAAAATTAAAAATGCTGAGACCGTGTTTCAAATCGCTCCAACGGAAGAACCTGAAAATAAGCATGTGAGGCTTTTACAAACATTGATGAATAATAAAAGACCCCAAGTTTTTTTTAAAACCTATAACTGGTTTCAAGAAAAGTATCCTGAATCGGAATATTCTGACATTGTGAAAAATATGAGTATCCAAGTTCACTTGAGCGAGTGGGAAAGTAAGAATGATGCTCACCACTATGACTTAGCTGTACAAAAAATGAGAGAGATTATAAATAAAGATGGAAAACATCCCATGGCCGAAAAGTATTCAATGCTTTTAGGTATTTTAGCCTATGAAAAAAAAGATTATTTTAACTCATTAAGGTCATTTCAAAATCACATGAGTCAAGAATTATGGAATAAAAAGGGCTCTTACTCTGCTGATTTATCCGCATTAGGAATAGGTCTGAGCTTTTTAAAGTTGAATCAGTTTGAGGACGCTTATCGAGAATTTGACAAATTAGAAAATTCATCAGTGTTCGATGATTTAAAAAGTGAAGCCGCTTATCGAAAAGGCGATGTCTTGTTAAGGCAAAAAAAATATGATTTAGCGATTAAGGAATACAAAGCGGCGATTGCAAGAAGGCCTAAAAGTGAATTGAAATTTCCCAATGCATTTTATAATCAAGCACAAGCGCAATTTTTATTAGAACAATATAAAGAGAGTCTGAACACCTACCGGGAGTTCATAAAAAAGTTTCCCCAAGATAATGTATCTCCTTATGCAATGACTCGAGTGGGAGAACTGCTTGAAATTCTGGGGGCCGATAAAACAAAGGTCATTGGAGCTTACTTGGAAACCTATTTTCGAAGTGGAGAGAATCCGTCTGCTATTGTCGCTAGACTCAGATTGTTAACTGCTAAAATGAAAGGAATGAAGCCGAAGGAAGTGGATAGCACGATAAAAGAAATTACGGAGCTCATTAAGAGGTCTGACTTGCCAGGAATTCAACAATTTGCAACGGTTCTCATTGCTGAAGGGTTTCAGCAAAAAAAGAGTTATGATAAAGCTCTAAATTTATTAATTACTTATTATAAACAAAATCCTAGTATCGTTGATACAAATTTATTTTCTAAAAGAATTGTTTCAAATATTTTTGAAAAAATTGAAACAAGCGTTGGAGCAGGTGATTTCTTATCAGCACTTAAGATATATAATGAATATTATGATAATTGGCTTAAACCATCGACAAGACTAGATATAAAATACCAGATAGGGCGTGCCTATGAACAAGGTGGAGTTTATGAGCCAGCCATAAAATACTATTCTGAGGTTTTAAATAAAGTGTATTCTTATCGAGGGAGCAGGGAGGGTAGAGAAAAGCTCGTGAAAGAAAAACTACCTTCAGAGAGCTTGCTAAACTTACGACTGGCTGAAGTTGAAGACAAAAATAAAAATTACAACAAGGCATTTGAATACTTAAAGGCGATAAAAGAGCCTAATCTCTTGTCAGAATCAGATCAGATCGCCAGAATAATCCTATCCACCTCGCTTTATGAAAAACGAGGGGACTTCGATACGGCAATTCTTTATTTGACTGAACTGCTGACTTATTGGAAGGGGCAGCCCTTTCTTGTGGCTGAACCTTATTTTAAATTGAGTGAGTTGCAATATAAAAAAGGGGAAAAGGAAGAGGCTTTAAAATCTCTAAATAAAATTGCGACATTAATGGATGATACCAACTTGGTAAGTATCGATCTATATAGAAAGTCTTTGGAAAAATTAGCCAGTATCAATGAAGAAAAAAAGGATTTTGATCAAGCTATTTTTTGGTATGAAAAACTGCTTGATAAGTTTGAAGACAAGATCTCAATGGCCTCCATAAGGTATCGGTTGGGAAAGATTTATTTTGATATAGGAAAAATTCAAAAAGCCTCTGAAATCTGGGCTAAATTTAGGGGAGATAATTCGGAGTCATGGAAGAAAATTGCTAAAGAACAAATCCGTTCCTTTGAATGGGAAAATGAAAATAAAAAATTTATCGATCGATTTCCCGCATCTAAAAACACACCTTGA
- the flgC gene encoding flagellar basal body rod protein FlgC, translating to MADFISGMRISGSGMTAQRTRLNTISSNIANINTTQTPEGGPYRRKDVVFEAMPDTKNFGEILTSTNPKSNMQRVQVSDVISDRKAPLLKYEPDHPDANPDGYVAYPNINLMEEMTNMIQATRAYEANVSALQASKDMALSALEIGR from the coding sequence ATGGCTGATTTTATTTCAGGAATGAGAATATCTGGTAGTGGAATGACAGCGCAACGAACTCGTTTAAATACCATTTCTTCAAATATTGCAAATATAAATACGACACAAACTCCAGAGGGTGGGCCCTATAGACGAAAAGATGTGGTTTTCGAGGCCATGCCTGATACCAAAAATTTCGGAGAAATTTTGACTTCCACGAATCCGAAATCGAACATGCAAAGAGTGCAAGTCTCTGACGTGATCTCTGACAGGAAAGCTCCCTTGTTAAAATATGAACCTGATCATCCAGACGCAAATCCCGATGGTTATGTCGCCTATCCAAATATAAACCTAATGGAAGAAATGACAAATATGATCCAGGCAACTAGAGCCTACGAAGCCAACGTCTCTGCACTTCAGGCATCCAAAGACATGGCATTGAGTGCTCTTGAAATTGGTCGATAG
- a CDS encoding FliI/YscN family ATPase, with translation MNEINFEKYSHLISNIHLSKDSGKVKEVVGMIIKGYLPGAAIGSIVEIFPHGTEKFFLAEVVGFKDKDVLMMPLNDMRGVGLGAKIVLSKQIATIRVGQELIGRVVDGLGQPLDGLPPIEDFQEKSLYAEVVNPLQRKPINQSLDLGVRAINSCLTVGLGQRVAIMAGSGVGKSVLLGMMARYTNADINVIALIGERGREVREFIENDLGLEGMKKSVIVCVTSDQSPLIRMRGAFVATAIAEYFCGLGKNVLLMMDSVTRFAMAQREIGLSTGEPPSSKGYTPSVFAHLPKLLERAGNFENQGSITGLYTTLVEGDDMNDPIGDSVRSIVDGHIVLSRQLAQKGHFPSIDILASASRVMKNVTQLEHQKLAQRIRETLAVYKDAEDLINIGAYKPGANPKIDKAIKLIDPINEFLRQRVEDGTRYAQTMRLLQQLFVGQ, from the coding sequence ATGAATGAAATCAATTTTGAAAAGTATAGCCATTTAATTTCAAACATTCACCTTTCGAAAGATAGTGGAAAGGTAAAAGAAGTCGTAGGAATGATTATTAAGGGTTATCTTCCTGGTGCGGCGATTGGAAGTATTGTTGAAATTTTCCCACATGGTACCGAAAAATTTTTTTTAGCTGAAGTTGTTGGATTTAAAGATAAAGATGTTTTGATGATGCCATTAAATGATATGCGTGGAGTGGGGCTAGGGGCTAAAATTGTTTTATCTAAACAAATTGCAACCATCAGGGTCGGGCAGGAACTTATCGGTAGAGTGGTTGATGGCCTAGGTCAACCTTTAGATGGGTTGCCTCCGATAGAGGATTTCCAAGAAAAGTCCTTATATGCAGAAGTTGTCAATCCCTTGCAACGTAAGCCCATTAATCAATCGCTGGATTTAGGTGTGAGAGCCATCAATTCTTGTCTGACGGTGGGGTTAGGTCAACGGGTAGCTATTATGGCGGGGTCAGGAGTTGGAAAATCGGTGCTTCTAGGAATGATGGCTAGATATACGAATGCAGATATCAATGTTATTGCCCTCATCGGAGAGCGTGGTCGAGAGGTGAGAGAATTTATCGAAAATGATCTAGGCCTTGAGGGGATGAAAAAGTCAGTGATTGTTTGTGTTACCAGTGACCAAAGTCCATTGATACGAATGCGGGGGGCCTTTGTGGCTACAGCGATAGCTGAGTATTTTTGTGGATTAGGAAAAAATGTATTATTGATGATGGACTCGGTCACGCGTTTTGCAATGGCACAAAGAGAAATTGGATTAAGTACAGGAGAGCCACCCTCATCTAAGGGCTACACCCCAAGTGTGTTTGCACATCTTCCTAAATTACTCGAGAGAGCTGGAAACTTTGAAAATCAAGGAAGTATTACGGGTTTGTACACGACTCTTGTTGAGGGCGATGATATGAATGATCCCATCGGAGATTCTGTAAGATCTATTGTGGATGGACATATCGTTCTTTCAAGGCAACTGGCGCAAAAGGGGCATTTCCCTTCAATTGATATCCTTGCAAGCGCGTCCAGAGTGATGAAGAATGTTACCCAATTGGAGCACCAAAAGTTAGCTCAAAGAATAAGAGAAACTCTAGCAGTTTATAAAGATGCAGAGGATCTAATTAATATTGGTGCCTACAAGCCAGGGGCTAATCCGAAAATTGATAAGGCAATTAAATTGATTGATCCCATCAATGAATTTTTGCGACAAAGGGTTGAAGATGGAACTCGTTATGCCCAGACGATGAGACTTTTACAGCAATTATTTGTTGGTCAATAA
- the flgB gene encoding flagellar basal body rod protein FlgB: MSLFDKTTSALQTSLGMRQLRHNVTSSNIANAETPGYHAKKLDFEEALSRAIDLEGLKNMSTSHGDHMIVGGKTAKVRPDIYENPEGAVNNDGNTVDLEKEMSALSENAVLYKAALQLINKKMAALKYAASEGR; encoded by the coding sequence ATGAGTTTATTTGATAAAACGACCTCGGCGCTGCAAACATCTTTAGGGATGAGGCAATTAAGGCATAATGTGACTTCATCAAATATTGCGAATGCGGAAACTCCAGGATATCATGCTAAGAAACTGGATTTTGAAGAAGCTCTATCTCGGGCCATCGATTTGGAAGGTTTAAAGAACATGTCGACAAGCCATGGAGATCATATGATCGTGGGTGGAAAGACAGCTAAAGTCAGACCTGATATTTATGAAAATCCTGAAGGAGCCGTCAACAATGATGGCAATACCGTTGACCTAGAAAAAGAAATGTCTGCCCTGTCAGAAAATGCTGTTTTATATAAAGCGGCCTTACAATTGATAAATAAAAAAATGGCGGCACTTAAATATGCCGCAAGTGAAGGAAGATAG